The following proteins are co-located in the Haloplanus sp. HW8-1 genome:
- a CDS encoding histidine phosphatase family protein: MTTVLLARHGETAWNRDGRLQGWAPTPLTDRGHEQSRALAAAVAADYDVDRVLASDLRRARQTVSYLADSVGREPTYESAWRERDFGRYQGLPREAVFEDHDRLSLVRAGHEAVDARPESGESLRDVRERVLAGWERVLAESGADETVAIVAHGGPLRLLLGAVEDRDVVSAVVEGEQHNCGLNELRVDRGRARLVAENRTEFLDGVSA; encoded by the coding sequence ATGACGACGGTTCTGCTCGCGCGACACGGCGAGACGGCGTGGAATCGCGACGGCCGACTTCAGGGCTGGGCACCGACGCCGCTGACCGACCGTGGCCACGAACAGTCGCGGGCGCTCGCGGCCGCCGTCGCGGCCGACTACGACGTGGACCGGGTGCTCGCGTCCGACCTCCGGCGGGCCAGACAGACCGTCTCCTACCTAGCCGACAGCGTCGGCCGCGAGCCGACCTACGAGTCGGCGTGGCGCGAACGCGACTTCGGCCGGTATCAGGGCCTCCCCCGCGAGGCGGTGTTCGAGGACCACGACAGACTGTCGCTCGTCCGCGCGGGCCACGAGGCGGTCGACGCCCGGCCGGAGAGCGGCGAGAGCCTCCGCGACGTGCGCGAACGCGTCCTCGCCGGCTGGGAGCGGGTCCTCGCCGAGAGCGGCGCCGACGAGACGGTGGCCATCGTCGCCCACGGCGGCCCACTTCGCCTCCTCCTCGGTGCCGTCGAGGACCGCGACGTCGTCTCCGCCGTGGTCGAGGGCGAACAGCACAACTGCGGGCTGAACGAACTGCGCGTCGACCGCGGCCGGGCCCGTCTCGTCGCCGAGAACCGGACGGAGTTCCTCGACGGCGTCTCGGCGTAG
- a CDS encoding twin-arginine translocase subunit TatC has product MSSALDEDTRQTLDAGRETAGAMLRSAQKDLQKVFLVFLVGFIGSFYALRLYIWEFLRNVTEAKMSQATATELKIIAQTPFDVILLQAKIGLVVGIILGLPIFVYFSRDALRERGLWPSSPVSRWKLVAGGLLSAVLFVAGLVYGYAVFFPVMFSFLANNAIAAGFTPTYSIVLWAQFIFLLTLSFGLAAQLPLAMSALSYAEIVPYETFRDRWRYAVVGMVAAGALFTPPDPFTQIMWAVPMLVLYGFSLYLAKVVVTAKRGSQRLDVWTAAGRHWNVILGIGVVGGLVVYGFFTYGGLARANDLLAWMGSSRRLVAPGSTLPVSRAVGLALWTAVGALVAGAIGFMYYVYAELDAAVEPTAVGDPTEIDLAELDADGIRAAPPEAFSELSEAEATELAGEAVDDGDKEKARAIFERFDEIEAIREEADASDPQSTSEELGDRASRAGGTFLDEFTDGETDEDDIGGYYTDVAFVLDSLTSRAFRIAAVFGLVLASTFGWLYTGGIGRVFDQFLSQMPAQVTATDDITVVALHPMEALIFEVKFSTLVAVLVTLPMVAYYAWPALRKRGFVRGNRNVIFGWAAALVVGLFGGFVLGYTTVAPTVISYLVADGVRADMVIAYRITNFFWLIFFTTAGIGLLADVPVLMLLLNAAGVSYRSMRDRWREVTVGILAFAAVATPADVMTMFMVTVPLMAAYGVGLAVLFVVTLGGRRDRPGGETAKA; this is encoded by the coding sequence ATGTCGAGCGCCCTCGACGAGGACACCAGACAGACGCTGGACGCGGGGCGGGAGACCGCCGGTGCGATGCTCCGCTCCGCCCAGAAGGATCTCCAGAAGGTGTTCCTCGTCTTCCTCGTCGGGTTCATCGGCTCGTTTTACGCCCTTCGGCTCTACATCTGGGAGTTCCTTCGGAACGTCACCGAAGCGAAGATGTCCCAGGCGACCGCGACGGAACTCAAGATCATCGCCCAGACGCCGTTCGACGTGATCCTCCTCCAGGCGAAGATCGGACTCGTCGTCGGGATCATCCTCGGATTACCCATCTTCGTCTACTTCTCCCGCGACGCTCTGCGGGAGCGTGGCCTGTGGCCGTCGTCACCGGTTTCGCGGTGGAAACTCGTCGCCGGTGGACTGCTGTCGGCCGTCCTCTTCGTCGCCGGCCTCGTCTACGGCTACGCCGTCTTCTTCCCCGTGATGTTCTCCTTTCTCGCCAACAACGCCATCGCGGCCGGCTTCACCCCGACCTACTCCATCGTCCTCTGGGCGCAGTTCATCTTCCTGCTCACGCTCTCTTTCGGCCTCGCGGCCCAACTGCCTCTGGCGATGAGCGCGCTCTCGTACGCCGAAATCGTCCCCTACGAGACGTTCCGTGACCGCTGGCGATACGCCGTCGTCGGCATGGTCGCCGCCGGTGCGCTCTTTACGCCGCCGGACCCGTTCACCCAGATCATGTGGGCGGTGCCGATGCTCGTCCTCTATGGCTTCAGCCTCTATCTCGCGAAGGTCGTGGTGACGGCCAAACGGGGAAGCCAGCGCCTCGACGTGTGGACGGCCGCCGGCCGCCACTGGAACGTCATCCTCGGCATCGGCGTCGTCGGCGGCCTGGTGGTGTACGGCTTCTTCACGTACGGCGGCCTCGCCCGCGCCAACGACCTGCTGGCGTGGATGGGTAGCAGCCGACGGCTCGTCGCCCCCGGATCGACCCTGCCCGTCTCCCGCGCCGTCGGCCTCGCGCTGTGGACGGCAGTCGGCGCCCTCGTCGCCGGGGCGATCGGGTTCATGTACTACGTCTACGCCGAACTCGACGCGGCGGTCGAACCGACCGCGGTCGGCGATCCGACCGAGATCGATCTCGCGGAACTCGACGCCGACGGGATCCGGGCTGCCCCACCGGAGGCTTTCAGCGAGTTGAGCGAAGCGGAGGCGACGGAGTTGGCCGGCGAGGCAGTAGACGACGGGGACAAGGAGAAGGCCCGCGCCATCTTCGAGCGGTTCGACGAGATAGAGGCGATACGGGAGGAGGCGGACGCCTCCGACCCGCAGTCGACGAGCGAGGAACTGGGCGACCGGGCGAGTCGCGCCGGCGGTACCTTCCTCGACGAGTTCACCGACGGCGAGACGGACGAGGACGACATCGGCGGCTACTACACCGACGTCGCCTTCGTCCTCGATAGCCTCACCTCCCGAGCCTTCCGCATCGCGGCCGTGTTCGGCCTCGTCCTCGCGTCGACGTTCGGCTGGCTCTACACCGGCGGCATCGGTCGCGTGTTCGACCAGTTCCTCTCGCAGATGCCGGCTCAGGTGACGGCGACCGACGACATCACCGTCGTCGCGCTCCACCCGATGGAGGCGCTGATCTTCGAGGTGAAGTTCTCGACGCTCGTCGCCGTCCTCGTCACGCTCCCCATGGTCGCGTACTACGCGTGGCCGGCGCTCAGAAAACGGGGGTTCGTCCGCGGTAACCGCAACGTCATCTTCGGGTGGGCCGCCGCCCTCGTGGTCGGCCTCTTCGGTGGCTTCGTCCTCGGCTATACGACCGTCGCGCCGACGGTCATCTCCTATCTCGTCGCCGACGGGGTCCGGGCGGACATGGTGATCGCCTACCGCATCACCAACTTCTTCTGGCTCATCTTCTTCACCACGGCCGGCATCGGCCTCTTGGCCGACGTGCCCGTCCTGATGCTCCTGCTCAACGCCGCCGGCGTCTCCTACCGATCGATGCGCGACCGCTGGCGCGAGGTGACGGTCGGGATCCTAGCGTTCGCCGCCGTCGCCACGCCGGCGGACGTGATGACGATGTTCATGGTCACCGTTCCGCTGATGGCGGCGTACGGCGTCGGCCTCGCCGTGCTGTTCGTGGTGACGCTCGGCGGACGCCGCGACCGGCCCGGTGGGGAGACGGCGAAAGCCTGA
- a CDS encoding twin-arginine translocase subunit TatC, whose protein sequence is MAEESESDPPSGGAADGDSAEPTDPDATESDGRDSDDSTPDPDDSTLDPETDTVYSPEDAPEAGGSIDDFLDDESVAADETAPEGATGSTDPYDIDERRSVSDAIGAPADDEDLAEDPELELASEVTGDTTSNEEPPADAESGGDDSPSDRSTAAAAHADDGIPDDAPVNRGETASTADGPAAEADTGAGTWDESGLVTPDAPGDDHPPQPAPGPAGEGGDPDDGILGEGPASDEEMPLAAHIEEMIRRLAVVLVVGGVVGLAVFPIADQVINYLWNAHIPGAATDPDLRPRLYGPLELLVTELKVAALAGFVVGLPIAVYETYLFMRPGLFPRERRYYLAAVPTSLVLALIGVGFAHFVVLPAIFAYFTVYTEESVELIAFGLKETFGLILVLMGYMAIVFQIPLFIMLAIMMNLTTREWMEGRRLLFWGGFLGLSFLVSPDPTGMAPIIVAATMISLFEGTLALLRWTGN, encoded by the coding sequence ATGGCTGAGGAATCGGAGTCGGATCCGCCGTCCGGTGGAGCGGCTGACGGCGATTCGGCGGAGCCGACGGACCCGGACGCCACCGAGTCCGACGGCCGCGATTCCGACGACTCGACGCCCGACCCCGACGACTCGACGCTCGATCCCGAGACGGACACCGTCTACTCCCCCGAGGACGCCCCCGAGGCTGGCGGCTCCATCGACGACTTCCTCGACGACGAGTCGGTCGCCGCCGACGAGACGGCGCCGGAGGGTGCGACGGGGTCGACCGATCCCTACGACATCGACGAACGCCGGAGCGTCTCCGACGCTATCGGTGCTCCCGCCGACGACGAGGACCTCGCGGAGGATCCGGAACTCGAACTCGCGTCCGAAGTGACCGGCGACACGACGAGCAACGAGGAGCCTCCGGCTGACGCGGAATCCGGGGGGGACGACAGCCCGTCCGACCGGTCGACCGCCGCCGCCGCACACGCGGACGACGGGATCCCCGACGACGCGCCGGTCAACCGGGGCGAGACGGCGTCGACCGCTGACGGCCCGGCCGCCGAGGCGGACACCGGGGCCGGCACCTGGGACGAATCGGGGTTGGTGACCCCGGACGCGCCGGGCGACGATCATCCCCCGCAACCGGCGCCCGGCCCAGCGGGTGAGGGTGGCGATCCGGACGACGGCATCCTCGGCGAGGGGCCGGCCTCGGACGAGGAGATGCCGCTCGCGGCCCACATCGAGGAGATGATCCGCCGGCTGGCGGTCGTGCTCGTCGTCGGCGGCGTTGTCGGCCTCGCGGTCTTCCCGATTGCCGATCAGGTCATCAACTACCTCTGGAACGCCCACATCCCGGGGGCGGCGACGGATCCGGACCTGCGCCCGCGCCTCTACGGCCCGCTCGAACTCCTGGTCACCGAACTCAAGGTGGCCGCCCTCGCGGGGTTCGTCGTGGGCCTCCCCATCGCCGTCTACGAGACGTATCTGTTCATGCGTCCCGGGCTCTTTCCCCGCGAACGCCGCTATTACCTCGCCGCCGTCCCGACCAGCCTCGTCCTGGCGCTGATCGGCGTCGGCTTCGCCCACTTCGTCGTCCTCCCGGCCATCTTCGCGTACTTCACCGTCTACACCGAGGAGTCGGTCGAACTCATCGCGTTCGGCCTCAAGGAGACGTTCGGGCTCATCCTCGTGCTCATGGGCTACATGGCCATCGTCTTCCAGATCCCGCTGTTCATCATGCTCGCGATCATGATGAACCTCACCACCCGGGAGTGGATGGAGGGGCGCCGCCTGCTGTTCTGGGGTGGCTTCCTCGGGCTCTCCTTTCTCGTCAGTCCGGATCCGACCGGCATGGCGCCGATCATCGTCGCCGCGACGATGATCTCGCTGTTCGAAGGGACGCTGGCCTTGCTCCGCTGGACGGGGAACTGA